Part of the Benincasa hispida cultivar B227 chromosome 11, ASM972705v1, whole genome shotgun sequence genome, GGACGAATGCAACTCTGGGTCTGGACGAACGTAGCTTCGGGTCGACGACAAACGGTGACGCCTCCTAGTGTGCGATCGACGGCGGCTACGGCTAGGCAGTGGGCTCCTCACGTGGCTGGAAAAAGAAAATCGGTTGGGAGAAGAGAGCTTGGAGAGGGAGGCACCGGCTGGGAGTAGGAGAAGaagattttccttttttctctctctctctcttttttcctcTACTGCAGGCTTCCCGAGGTCCcctttttaaataaccaaaccCTTAACCCTAATTCTTTTAGGAAAAggcaaacaaaacaaaaagaaataaaaataaaataaaataataaatataacaacCACTAATTtcccttttcaaaaaaaaaaaaaaaaaaaaaacctcaaaccaccaataaattatttaatttcttatattttggcattgaattaaaagaaacgATTAATTCCacgaattaatttaaatcttaccTAGATTCCATACGTTACATTACCTATTGATATTATGCCTTTAGTCTCTTAACTTCGAAAATGTTACttaattaaatcatgttgaTTTGACAATTGTTTGGATTAACATCGAATAGTTTAGACTAAAGCGAATATAATTCAACtaatatacaatatatattaaCGACAAGATAAGAGGTATGTGGCTGGTTTAGATTGTTCGAattatttattcaaatatttattttgagaaaaaatatgttaatttgtaaaatgtttatttaattatttttcaaatattgaataaaaatttGCATCTTAATTTCAGTTTATATTATAAAGAGTTGCATTCTAAGAAGTacgaaaaaagaaattttagagaatggttgaaaaataaataatccaAATACAATCATgtgattaaaaaatcaaaataaatatatgttaatgTAATTGTATGGTAGAGAATGGTTGGAAAATAAACAATCCAAATACAATCTTgagattaaaaaatcaaaataaatatatgttaatgTATTTGTATCTTAAATACAAAAACTCTTCAAGGTTGGGTCGGTTTGGATCATCCTAAATTGCATAGTATTAAGTCATaatgtatttaaattttttaaaattgataaatcaTGGGCTAAACATAATCTCTAAGATTCGGgtattttttcaatttagacAATTGTTTAAAGAGTTTTGATTTAGTCGCTCATAGTTGGTCAATGATAAATTTACATGACTCATAAAGGGTAAAGATGAATTTTTTAGAcactaataaataatatatgccGTTTGGTTTACGTGAATTTACATGACTTTAATACTAGACAAATGGACAAAAATTCAACGGAAGAAAAAacgtttgaaaaaaaattaatttgttcttcatattttaaagaatttcaagattttctctcagattttttcttttctggaAACTTTTGCTAATTTATTGCGtatgataaaattggaaaatattaaaataatcggaggttaaattgattttttttttaaaaaaaaaattattttaaggaaaaaaatcaaaCGTTAGATACTAAAATATATACTTagtcttaaattaaaaaatcaaaataaaattgttaataCACCGTTTGTTTGTGTACTTTAGATCTCATTTCGTTTtaagtttataaaattttaataaatcttaaatttaatctgaAAAAGATGTGAAATGAATATAGGTTGAGAATAATAATAGAAcctacaatttttcttttattttcttataaaaaatcaattataaaaTTACTGTATCGACTAACTTTACGATTTATTGAAATCACTTATTAAAATTCACatagaccaaaaaaaaaaaaaaaaaaaatctatacgTTGGTGTGATGCTTGCCACACGCTGTCTGATATTTAAGTCAGAGAATACAAGAGTGTGAAAGTTAGAGAGTTTATGAGTgagattaaaaaagaaaagaatgtgAAAGTTAGATGTTTGCAAATGAATTtgtttaaaagagaaaagaatgtgatttgtaaaaaaaagaaaatctataCACTGGTGTGATGCTTGCCACACGCAGTCTAATATTTAAAGCAGAGAATGAAAGAGTGTGAAAGTTAGAGAGTTTATGAGTGAGATTAAAAACACACATAACTTTCATGTCATACCAACAGTGCATTTGTTTGAAAGGGAGGAGAACATAGCTTGCAAAAAGGAAAATCTATGTGCTGGTGTGGTGCTTCACTCCGATACTTAAGTTAGAGAATGAAAGAGTGTGAAAGCTGGAGAGTTTAAGAGTGGATTCAAGTTATCTCATATgagttataatgatgtatttataaatatgattaaactACGTTGTTCCGATAAGATTCGAAATTGCTTTAGAATAATCATACAACTTACCAGGTTAAGGGGCATGCCTTATTTCGCATTTGGCTAGGGTTGGTCTCAACGAGCATATTCTCCTAGGCCTATTTTAGTCTAGGGTGATGCTTTAGGTCGGGGCATGCATGAGACATACCCCATTAGCTGTTTTGTTAGGCTTGGCCTCAAACTTGGCCTTGGTCGAGGTTGGAGCCAAGATCGAGCACATTAGGGGTTGACACTAACTAACCCTCTCCCCTAGACTCATTTTGGGCCTATGGTGTCATCTTTGACCCAAATATGTCATTTTTTTGACATTGTTGCTTCTATCTTTATTTTATGTCGATTTTATTATTCGGTCCAAAATCACCCATAACAAATACTTAAGTTTTGAGTATtgttcaatttagtttttagatttcaagattcatattttaacttcaatttttcactaaatattcactttcaattttggcattaaggtttattatttaatttaaaataattatgaagtaaaatttctttaatttaatagtgatgaaaaaatagtgaaacttaattgatttaattcttttaaattaattaataaacactCAACACTAAAGATTGAAAGTgtagtatttaataaaaaaaaattgaggttaaaagtataaaattttaaaatttagggatcaaattaaaataaaattcaaacctcaaataaaattataacatttttaaacttaaaaactaaaggaaaattattataaatgacACTATCACGGTCAATATGTGACAAACGGCGATAGATAACGATAGTCTACTATTTGTATCATGACAAATATATATAGTAGTCTATTGTTATCTATTAAATATaactgtgatattttattattatttataaatattttgattcatttttatatatttgaaaacaatccaaaattaattgaaatcaaACGTAAAAGTTGGTATAAAAGTTAGAGATTAAATGAagactaaatttcaaaataggaaTAGTCAGGTGTATTCCACCCTACAATTATTTTTTCTACATTACACCATTACACCAATTCTTCAAACATGGTTTACCATGTGGacgaaaataatattaaaaacaatattaaaaactTTGAAACAGCGACATGGGTTTGGACAGAAAGAGAGTCTAACTGTTCCTCTCTCATCATCCCCATGGAATTGAAAATTCCACAAACCCCTCTTCTTTGACCTTTCTTCAGTTAGAAAATTTGGTATTTGAAGAAATGGGTTTTGTCTTTGCTACCAAATTTGCCCATTCAATACAACAAACCCTCTCCAAATTCCTTCTTCATCTGTTTCCTCCATGGCTCAATCTCCATTTCCATGGAGgtccttctcttcttcttcttcttcttctggaaACTGGTTTCGAGGCCTTTTCTTCATCCCCACTTGTTTAGCTCTTAATACTTTCCTCTTCATCCTCTTCTACATCTCTTCCACTTCCACTCCTAATCCCTTCCCTTCCCAAATCCCCACTCATTTCGCCGATTCCTCTCCTCGCCTCGTTTCTTCTCTCAATTTTTCCATTACAACTCTTCGGGTTTCTCAGAAGGTCAGTTTACAGGACGGCAATGGCAGCCCCCCTCTGCCTCAGACTCAGACTCAGACTCAGACTCTACCTTCTTCTCCTCTTCCCTCATTTGGTAAAACCCttgtttctttttctgttttcttctgATTCTTCTTTTCAGTGGTGGATTGGGAATTATCTGTAGGGCTTTTGAACTGAATGGTTGATGAATGTTGTGGGTTTTGGATTTTGATGTTGGGTTTGTTTGTATGAACTTGTTGGAAAATGAGTTTAGAGCTGCGATTTTCTTCCGGTCTGTTTGTTTTCCTAGAACCATAGGAGAAAGAACACTTGTTGATTGATCACGGCTGCttttaactatttgatttttagtttttaaaaattaagcttataaatacattttttatctctaaatttcttattttgttatatactttttaccaatatttttaaaaattaagtcaaaattaaaaaaaaaaaaaaaagtttttgaaaacttgttcttgattttggaatttgactaagaatacaactcttgtacttaagaaatatgcaaaatatataagagaattgaaagaaaataggctgaatttttttaaaaaaagaacaaaaagcaaaataattactaaatggACCTTAATTATTCTTTTGCGGAGAAAAATAACCGACATACTAGATGAATTGCTCAAGATAATTGGTTAAtgtatatttaatcttttattcatattattaatGGTTTTGAGTTGAGCTTCCTCTGTTTTCTCCTCCTTTAAGGTACACTCACTTTCCTAACTTGCCTTAATGGATGCCCTGCTTGTGTGTGTTTTAGGAAGGGGAAGTCATGAAAAAGCCGAGGGAGTGTTCCATGATGAAGAGTTATTTCTTGAAGACTACAAAGAAATGAACAAGAGCTTCAAGATCTACGTTTATCCtcacaaacgaagtgatccctTTGCCCGTTCTTTGTTGCCAGAGGACTTTGAACCCCACGGCAACTATGCCAGTGAGAGTTACTTCAAGAAATCTCTCATCAAAAGCCATTTCATCACAAATGATCCTAAAGAGGCTGACTTCTTCTTCTTGCCATTCTCGATCACTGGCCTCCGCAATGATCGTCGGGTTAGTGTTAGCGGTATCCCCAACTTCATTCGAGATTACATCTTTGATGTTAGCCACAAGTATCCTTATTGGAATCGAACCGGTGGGGCAGATCATTTCTACGTTGCGTGCCATTCGGTTGGACGATCCGCCATGGATAAATCGAGTGAAGCTAAGTCAAGCATTATCCAAGTTGTTTGCTCTTCTAGCTACTTCTTAACAGGCTACATTTCTCATAAGGATGCGGCTCTGCCCCAGATCTGGCCTAGGAAAGAAGACCCCCCAAATCTTGCTTCTTCAAAGAGGTGAGTTTATGGCTAATGTAAAATGATGGATCTTTTGTTTCCCTCCTCCCTTTAGCTTATTATTCAGTTTGTTGATGTGAATGTAACGTGACGTGATGATTAATTGTTCCTTCTTTTAGGACGAGGCTGGCGTTTTTCGCAGGAGCTATGAACTCACCGACACGTCAAGAGCTCATTAGAGTGTGGGGTAAGGACTTAGAGATCTTTGCACATTCGGGTCGTCTTAAGACACCTTAT contains:
- the LOC120089789 gene encoding probable glycosyltransferase At5g03795; translation: MAQSPFPWRSFSSSSSSSGNWFRGLFFIPTCLALNTFLFILFYISSTSTPNPFPSQIPTHFADSSPRLVSSLNFSITTLRVSQKVSLQDGNGSPPLPQTQTQTQTLPSSPLPSFGRGSHEKAEGVFHDEELFLEDYKEMNKSFKIYVYPHKRSDPFARSLLPEDFEPHGNYASESYFKKSLIKSHFITNDPKEADFFFLPFSITGLRNDRRVSVSGIPNFIRDYIFDVSHKYPYWNRTGGADHFYVACHSVGRSAMDKSSEAKSSIIQVVCSSSYFLTGYISHKDAALPQIWPRKEDPPNLASSKRTRLAFFAGAMNSPTRQELIRVWGKDLEIFAHSGRLKTPYADELLKSKFCLHVKGFEVNTARVGDSIFYGCVPVIIANYYDLPFGDILNWKNFSIVVTTSDIPRLKEILKGINDKEYAILQSNVLKVRKHFKWHSSPVDYDTFHMVMYQLWLRRTSVRLPLMN